Proteins from a single region of Callithrix jacchus isolate 240 chromosome 12, calJac240_pri, whole genome shotgun sequence:
- the CASKIN1 gene encoding caskin-1 isoform X1: protein MGKEQELVQAVKAEDVGTAQRLLQRPRPGKAKLLGSTKKINVNFQDPDGFSALHHAALNGNTELISLLLEAQAAVDIKDNKGMRPLHYAAWQGRKEPMKLVLKAGSAVNIPSDEGHIPLHLAAQHGHYDVSEMLLQHQSNPCMVDNSGKTPLDLACEFGRVGVVQLLLSSNMCAALLEPRPGDTTDPNGTSPLHLAAKNGHIDIIRLLLQAGIDINRQTKSGTALHEAALCGKTEVVRLLLDSGINAHVRNTYSQTALDIVHQFTTSQASREIKQLLREASSALQVRATKDYCNNYDLTSLNVKAGDIITVLEQHPDGRWKGCIHDNRTGNDRVGYFPSSLGEAVAKRAGPRAGTEPSLPQGGSSSGPSAPPEEIWVLRKPFAGGERSGSVSGVAGGRGSGGQALHAGSEGVKLLATVLSQKSVSESSPGDSPVKPPEGSTGAARSQPPVAHAGQVYGEQPTKKLEPASEGKSAEAVGQWLTAFQLQLYAPNFISAGYDLPTISRMTPEDLTAIGVTKPGHRKKIVAEISGLSIPDWLPEHKPANLAVWLSMIGLAQYYKVLVDNGYENIDFITDITWEDLQEIGITKLGHQKKLMLAVRKLAELQKAEYAKYEGGPLRRKAPQSLEVMAIESPPPPEPAPADCQSPKMTTFQDSELSDELQAAMTGPAEVGTTTDKPSSHLPPTPRATTRQEPSLGGRARHMSSSQELLGDGPPGPSSPMSRSQEYLLDEGPAPGTPPKEARPGRHGHSVKRASVPPVPGKPRQVLPPGTGHFTPPQTPTKTRPGSPQAPGGPHGPAPATAKVKPTPQLLPPTERPMSPRSLPQSPTQRGFAYVLPQPVEGEAGQAAPGPAPPPVPTAVPTLCLPPEADTEPGRPKKRAHSLNRYAASDSEPERDELLVPAAAGPYATVQRRVGRSHSVRAPAGADKNVNRSQSFAVRPRKKGPPPPPPKRSSSALASANLADEPVPDAEPEDGLLGVRAQCRRASDLAGSVDTGSAGSVKSIAAMLELSSIGGGGRAARRPPEGHPTARPASPEPGRVATVLASVKHKEAIGPGGEVVNRRRTLSGPVTGLLATARRGPGESADPGPFVEDGTGRQRPRGPSKGEAGVEGPPLARVEASATLKRRIRAKQNQQENVKFILTESDTVKRRPKAKEREAGPEPPPPLSVYQNGTGTVRRRPASEQAGPPELPPPPPPAEPPPTDLVHLPPLPPPEGEARKPAKPPVSPKPVLTQPVPKIQGSPTPTSKKVPLPGPGSPEVKRAHGTPPPVSPKPPPPPTAPKPAKAAAGLPSGSAGPSPAPSPARQSPAALAKPPSTPPSLAASPAKPPSPGAPALHVPAKPPRAAAAAAAAGAAAAPPAAPEGASPGDSARQKLEETSACLAAALQAVEEKIRQEDGQGPRASAAKSTGSILDDIGSMFDDLADQLDAMLE from the exons AGCTCCTGGGCTCCACCAAGAAGATCAACGTCAACTTCCAGGACCCCGATGG CTTCTCAGCTCTGCACCACGCGGCCCTGAATGGCAACACGGAATTGATCAGCCTGCTGCTGGAGGCCCAGGCCGCTGTGGACATCAAGGACAACAAAG GCATGCGGCCACTGCACTACGCAGCCTGGCAGGGCCGGAAGGAACCCATGAAGCTGGTGCTGAAGGCAGGCTCTGCTGTGAACATCCCGTCCGATGAGGGCCACATCCCCCTGCACCTGGCAGCCCAGCACGGTCACTATGATGTG TCTGAGATGCTGCTACAGCACCAGTCCAACCCATGCATGGTAGACAACTCGGGGAAGACACCCCTGGACCTGGCTTGCGAGTTCGGCCGTGTTGGG GTGGTCCAGCTGCTCCTCAGCAGTAACATGTGTGCGGCGCTGCTAGAGCCCCGGCCGGGGGACACCACTGACCCCAACGGCACCAGCCCTCTGCACCTTGCAGCCAAGAACGGCCACATCGACATCATCAG GCTCCTCCTCCAAGCTGGCATTGACATTAACCGCCAGACCAAGTCCGGTACCGCCCTGCACGAGGCTGCGCTCTGCGGGAAGACGGAGGTGGTGCGGCTGCTGCTGGAT AGCGGGATCAATGCCCACGTGAGGAACACCTACAGCCAGACAGCCCTGGACATCGTGCATCAGTTCACCACGTCCCAGGCCAGCAGGGAGATCAAGCAGCTGTTGCGAG AGGCCTCGTCGGCCCTGCAGGTCCGGGCGACCAAGGATTATTGCAACAATTATGACCTGACCAGCCTCAACGTGAAGGCGGGGGACATCATCACC GTCCTCGAGCAGCATCCGGATGGCCGATGGAAGGGCTGTATCCATGACAACCGGACGGGCAATGACCGTGTGGGCTACTTCCCGTCCTCCCTGGGCGAGGCAGTCGCCAAGCGAGCAG GTCCCCGAGCAGGCACTGAACCAAGCCTGCCCCAGGGAGGCAGCTCATCGGGACCCTCCGCACCCCCAGAGGAGATCTGGGTGCTGAGGAAGCCTTTTGCAG GTGGGGAACGAAGTGGCAGTGTGAGCGGTGTGGCTGGCGGCCGGGGCAGCGGGGGCCAAGCCCTACACGCAGGCTCCGAGGGTGTCAAG CTCCTGGCAACAGTGCTTTCCCAGAAGTCCGTCTCCGAGTCCAGCCCGGGGGACAGCCCTGTCAAGCCTCCGGAAGGATCCACAG GTGCGGCCCGGTCCCAGCCTCCAGTGGCCCACGCTGGACAGGTCTATGGGGAGCAGCCGACCAAGAAGCTGGAGCCAGCATCGGAGGGCAAG AGCGCTGAGGCCGTGGGCCAGTGGCTCACCGCGTTCCAGCTACAGCTCTACGCCCCTAACTTCATCAGTGCCGGCTATGACCTGCCCACCATCAGCCGCATGACCCCCGAG GACCTCACAGCCATTGGTGTCACCAAGCCGGGCCACCGGAAGAAGATCGTGGCAGAGATCAGCGGCCTAAGCATCCCCGACTGGCTGCCTGAGCACAAACCC GCGAATCTGGCCGTGTGGCTGTCCATGATCGGCCTAGCCCAGTACTACAAGGTGCTGGTGGACAATGGCTACGAAAACATCGATTTCATCACTGACATCACCTGGGAGGACCTGCAGGAGATTGGCATTACCAAGCTGG GACACCAAAAGAAGCTGATGCTGGCTGTCAGGAAGCTGGCAGAACTGCAGAAGGCTGAATATGCCAAGTACGAGGGGGGCCCCCTGCGCCGGAAGGCACCCCAATCACTTGAAGTGATGGCCATCGAGTCGCCACCTCCACCTGAACCCGCACCGGCCGACTGCCAGTCCCCTAAGATGACTACCTTCCAGGACAGTGAGCTCAGTGACGAGCTGCAGGCTGCCATGACTGGCCCGGCAGAGGTGGGGACCACCACCGACAAGCCCTCCAGCCACCTGCCACCTACCCCAAGGGCCACCACACGGCAGGAGCCCAGCCTGGGTGGCCGGGCACGACACATGAGCAGCTCACAGGAGCTGCTGGGCGACGGTCCCCCAGGGCCCAGCAGTCCCATGTCTCGAAGCCAGGAGTACCTGCTGGATGAGGGCCCGGCCCCCGGCACTCCCCCCAAGGAGGCCCGGCCAGGCCGTCATGGTCACAGCGTCAAGAGGGCCAGCGTGCCCCCTGTGCCTGGCAAGCCCCGGCAGGTCCTCCCACCAGGTACCGGCCACTTCACGCCCCCTCAGACGCCCACCAAAACCCGGCCAGGCTCTCCCCAGGCCCCTGGGGGACCTCATGGTCCGGCCCCAGCTACGGCCAAGGTGAAGCCCACCCCACAGCTGCTGCCGCCAACAGAGCGTCCCATGTCACcccgctccctgcctcagtcGCCCACACAACGTGGCTTTGCCTACGTGCTGCCCCAGCCTGTGGAGGGCGAGGCGGGGCAGGCTGCCCCGGGGCCTGCACCCCCACCTGTGCCGACGGCTGTCCCCACACTGTGCCTGCCCCCCGAAGCCGACACGGAGCCGGGACGGCCCAAGAAGCGAGCCCACAGTCTGAATCGCTACGCGGCCTCCGACAGTGAGCCTGAGCGGGACGAGCTGCTGGTGCCTGCTGCTGCGGGTCCCTATGCCACCGTCCAGCGGCGTGTGGGCCGCAGCCACTCTGTGAGAGCACCTGCGGGTGCCGACAAGAACGTCAACCGCAGCCAGTCCTTTGCGGTGCGCCCCCGAAAGAAGGGGCCCCCACCGCCCCCGCCCAAGCGCTCCAGCTCGGCCCTGGCCAGTGCCAACCTGGCAGATGAGCCAGTGCCGGATGCTGAGCCTGAGGACGGCCTGCTGGGGGTCCGGGCACAGTGCCGGCGGGCCAGTGATCTGGCTGGCAGTGTGGACACGGGCAGTGCCGGCAGTGTGAAGAGCATCGCAGCCATGCTGGAGCTGTCCTCCATTGGGGGTGGGGGCCGGGCTGCCCGCAGGCCTCCTGAGGGCCACCCCACTGCCCGCCCTGCCAGCCCAGAGCCGGGCCGGGTGGCCACGGTGCTGGCCTCAGTGAAGCACAAAGAGGCCATTGGGCCTGGTGGCGAGGTGGTGAACCGGCGCCGCACACTCAGCGGGCCAGTCACCGGACTTCTTGCCACTGCCCGCCGCGGGCCTGGGGAGTCTGCAGACCCAGGCCCCTTTGTGGAGGATGGCACTGGCCGGCAGCGGCCTCGGGGTCCCTCCAAGGGCGAAGCGGGCGTCGAGGGCCCGCCCTTGGCCAGGGTGGAGGCCAGCGCCACACTCAAGAGGCGCATCCGGGCCAAGCAGAACCAGCAGGAGAACGTCAAGTTCATCCTGACTGAGTCCGACACGGTCAAGCGCCGGCCCAAAGCCAAGGAGCGGGAGGCCGGGCCTGAGCCACCACCGCCACTGTCCGTGTACCAGAATGGCACTGGCACCGTGCGCCGCCGACCGGCCTCAGAGCAGGCTGGGCCTCCGGAGCTGCCCCCACCGCCCCCGCCTGCCGAACCCCCGCCCACCGACCTGGTGCACCTACCCCCACTGCCCCCGCCTGAGGGTGAAGCCCGGAAGCCGGCCAAGCCGCCTGTCTCTCCCAAGCCCGTTCTGACGCAGCCCGTGCCCAAGATCCAGGGCTCACCCACACCCACCTCCAAGAAGGTGCCGCTGCCAGGCCCTGGCAGCCCAG AGGTGAAGCGCGCCCACGGCACGCCGCCGCCCGTGTCTCCCAAGCCGCCGCCGCCACCCACAGCGCCCAAGCCCGCGAAGGCAGCCGCGGGGCTGCCTTCGGGCAGCGCCGGCCCTTCGCCCGCGCCCTCGCCCGCGCGCCAGTCACCCGCCGCCCTCGCCAAGCCGCCCAGCACGCCGCCCTCGCTGGCTGCCAGCCCCGCCAAGCCCCCGTCCCCCGGCGCGCCCGCGCTGCACGTGCCCGCCAAGCCCCCGcgcgccgccgctgccgccgccgccgccggcgcTGCCGCTGCGCCCCCTGCCGCACCAGAAGGCGCCTCGCCCGGCGACAGCGCCCGGCAGAAGCTGGAGGAGACGAGCGCTTGCCTGGCCGCAGCGCTGCAGGCAGTCGAGGAAAAGATCCGGCAGGAGGACGGGCAGGGTCCGCG cGCCTCGGCGGCCAAGAGCACCGGCAGCATCCTGGACGACATCGGCAGCATGTTCGATGACCTGGCCGACCAGCTGGACGCCATGCTGGAGTGA
- the CASKIN1 gene encoding caskin-1 isoform X2, with protein MGKEQELVQAVKAEDVGTAQRLLQRPRPGKAKLLGSTKKINVNFQDPDGFSALHHAALNGNTELISLLLEAQAAVDIKDNKGMRPLHYAAWQGRKEPMKLVLKAGSAVNIPSDEGHIPLHLAAQHGHYDVSEMLLQHQSNPCMVDNSGKTPLDLACEFGRVGVVQLLLSSNMCAALLEPRPGDTTDPNGTSPLHLAAKNGHIDIIRLLLQAGIDINRQTKSGTALHEAALCGKTEVVRLLLDSGINAHVRNTYSQTALDIVHQFTTSQASREIKQLLREASSALQVRATKDYCNNYDLTSLNVKAGDIITVLEQHPDGRWKGCIHDNRTGNDRVGYFPSSLGEAVAKRAGPRAGTEPSLPQGGSSSGPSAPPEEIWVLRKPFAGGERSGSVSGVAGGRGSGGQALHAGSEGVKLLATVLSQKSVSESSPGDSPVKPPEGSTGAARSQPPVAHAGQVYGEQPTKKLEPASEGKANLAVWLSMIGLAQYYKVLVDNGYENIDFITDITWEDLQEIGITKLGHQKKLMLAVRKLAELQKAEYAKYEGGPLRRKAPQSLEVMAIESPPPPEPAPADCQSPKMTTFQDSELSDELQAAMTGPAEVGTTTDKPSSHLPPTPRATTRQEPSLGGRARHMSSSQELLGDGPPGPSSPMSRSQEYLLDEGPAPGTPPKEARPGRHGHSVKRASVPPVPGKPRQVLPPGTGHFTPPQTPTKTRPGSPQAPGGPHGPAPATAKVKPTPQLLPPTERPMSPRSLPQSPTQRGFAYVLPQPVEGEAGQAAPGPAPPPVPTAVPTLCLPPEADTEPGRPKKRAHSLNRYAASDSEPERDELLVPAAAGPYATVQRRVGRSHSVRAPAGADKNVNRSQSFAVRPRKKGPPPPPPKRSSSALASANLADEPVPDAEPEDGLLGVRAQCRRASDLAGSVDTGSAGSVKSIAAMLELSSIGGGGRAARRPPEGHPTARPASPEPGRVATVLASVKHKEAIGPGGEVVNRRRTLSGPVTGLLATARRGPGESADPGPFVEDGTGRQRPRGPSKGEAGVEGPPLARVEASATLKRRIRAKQNQQENVKFILTESDTVKRRPKAKEREAGPEPPPPLSVYQNGTGTVRRRPASEQAGPPELPPPPPPAEPPPTDLVHLPPLPPPEGEARKPAKPPVSPKPVLTQPVPKIQGSPTPTSKKVPLPGPGSPEVKRAHGTPPPVSPKPPPPPTAPKPAKAAAGLPSGSAGPSPAPSPARQSPAALAKPPSTPPSLAASPAKPPSPGAPALHVPAKPPRAAAAAAAAGAAAAPPAAPEGASPGDSARQKLEETSACLAAALQAVEEKIRQEDGQGPRASAAKSTGSILDDIGSMFDDLADQLDAMLE; from the exons AGCTCCTGGGCTCCACCAAGAAGATCAACGTCAACTTCCAGGACCCCGATGG CTTCTCAGCTCTGCACCACGCGGCCCTGAATGGCAACACGGAATTGATCAGCCTGCTGCTGGAGGCCCAGGCCGCTGTGGACATCAAGGACAACAAAG GCATGCGGCCACTGCACTACGCAGCCTGGCAGGGCCGGAAGGAACCCATGAAGCTGGTGCTGAAGGCAGGCTCTGCTGTGAACATCCCGTCCGATGAGGGCCACATCCCCCTGCACCTGGCAGCCCAGCACGGTCACTATGATGTG TCTGAGATGCTGCTACAGCACCAGTCCAACCCATGCATGGTAGACAACTCGGGGAAGACACCCCTGGACCTGGCTTGCGAGTTCGGCCGTGTTGGG GTGGTCCAGCTGCTCCTCAGCAGTAACATGTGTGCGGCGCTGCTAGAGCCCCGGCCGGGGGACACCACTGACCCCAACGGCACCAGCCCTCTGCACCTTGCAGCCAAGAACGGCCACATCGACATCATCAG GCTCCTCCTCCAAGCTGGCATTGACATTAACCGCCAGACCAAGTCCGGTACCGCCCTGCACGAGGCTGCGCTCTGCGGGAAGACGGAGGTGGTGCGGCTGCTGCTGGAT AGCGGGATCAATGCCCACGTGAGGAACACCTACAGCCAGACAGCCCTGGACATCGTGCATCAGTTCACCACGTCCCAGGCCAGCAGGGAGATCAAGCAGCTGTTGCGAG AGGCCTCGTCGGCCCTGCAGGTCCGGGCGACCAAGGATTATTGCAACAATTATGACCTGACCAGCCTCAACGTGAAGGCGGGGGACATCATCACC GTCCTCGAGCAGCATCCGGATGGCCGATGGAAGGGCTGTATCCATGACAACCGGACGGGCAATGACCGTGTGGGCTACTTCCCGTCCTCCCTGGGCGAGGCAGTCGCCAAGCGAGCAG GTCCCCGAGCAGGCACTGAACCAAGCCTGCCCCAGGGAGGCAGCTCATCGGGACCCTCCGCACCCCCAGAGGAGATCTGGGTGCTGAGGAAGCCTTTTGCAG GTGGGGAACGAAGTGGCAGTGTGAGCGGTGTGGCTGGCGGCCGGGGCAGCGGGGGCCAAGCCCTACACGCAGGCTCCGAGGGTGTCAAG CTCCTGGCAACAGTGCTTTCCCAGAAGTCCGTCTCCGAGTCCAGCCCGGGGGACAGCCCTGTCAAGCCTCCGGAAGGATCCACAG GTGCGGCCCGGTCCCAGCCTCCAGTGGCCCACGCTGGACAGGTCTATGGGGAGCAGCCGACCAAGAAGCTGGAGCCAGCATCGGAGGGCAAG GCGAATCTGGCCGTGTGGCTGTCCATGATCGGCCTAGCCCAGTACTACAAGGTGCTGGTGGACAATGGCTACGAAAACATCGATTTCATCACTGACATCACCTGGGAGGACCTGCAGGAGATTGGCATTACCAAGCTGG GACACCAAAAGAAGCTGATGCTGGCTGTCAGGAAGCTGGCAGAACTGCAGAAGGCTGAATATGCCAAGTACGAGGGGGGCCCCCTGCGCCGGAAGGCACCCCAATCACTTGAAGTGATGGCCATCGAGTCGCCACCTCCACCTGAACCCGCACCGGCCGACTGCCAGTCCCCTAAGATGACTACCTTCCAGGACAGTGAGCTCAGTGACGAGCTGCAGGCTGCCATGACTGGCCCGGCAGAGGTGGGGACCACCACCGACAAGCCCTCCAGCCACCTGCCACCTACCCCAAGGGCCACCACACGGCAGGAGCCCAGCCTGGGTGGCCGGGCACGACACATGAGCAGCTCACAGGAGCTGCTGGGCGACGGTCCCCCAGGGCCCAGCAGTCCCATGTCTCGAAGCCAGGAGTACCTGCTGGATGAGGGCCCGGCCCCCGGCACTCCCCCCAAGGAGGCCCGGCCAGGCCGTCATGGTCACAGCGTCAAGAGGGCCAGCGTGCCCCCTGTGCCTGGCAAGCCCCGGCAGGTCCTCCCACCAGGTACCGGCCACTTCACGCCCCCTCAGACGCCCACCAAAACCCGGCCAGGCTCTCCCCAGGCCCCTGGGGGACCTCATGGTCCGGCCCCAGCTACGGCCAAGGTGAAGCCCACCCCACAGCTGCTGCCGCCAACAGAGCGTCCCATGTCACcccgctccctgcctcagtcGCCCACACAACGTGGCTTTGCCTACGTGCTGCCCCAGCCTGTGGAGGGCGAGGCGGGGCAGGCTGCCCCGGGGCCTGCACCCCCACCTGTGCCGACGGCTGTCCCCACACTGTGCCTGCCCCCCGAAGCCGACACGGAGCCGGGACGGCCCAAGAAGCGAGCCCACAGTCTGAATCGCTACGCGGCCTCCGACAGTGAGCCTGAGCGGGACGAGCTGCTGGTGCCTGCTGCTGCGGGTCCCTATGCCACCGTCCAGCGGCGTGTGGGCCGCAGCCACTCTGTGAGAGCACCTGCGGGTGCCGACAAGAACGTCAACCGCAGCCAGTCCTTTGCGGTGCGCCCCCGAAAGAAGGGGCCCCCACCGCCCCCGCCCAAGCGCTCCAGCTCGGCCCTGGCCAGTGCCAACCTGGCAGATGAGCCAGTGCCGGATGCTGAGCCTGAGGACGGCCTGCTGGGGGTCCGGGCACAGTGCCGGCGGGCCAGTGATCTGGCTGGCAGTGTGGACACGGGCAGTGCCGGCAGTGTGAAGAGCATCGCAGCCATGCTGGAGCTGTCCTCCATTGGGGGTGGGGGCCGGGCTGCCCGCAGGCCTCCTGAGGGCCACCCCACTGCCCGCCCTGCCAGCCCAGAGCCGGGCCGGGTGGCCACGGTGCTGGCCTCAGTGAAGCACAAAGAGGCCATTGGGCCTGGTGGCGAGGTGGTGAACCGGCGCCGCACACTCAGCGGGCCAGTCACCGGACTTCTTGCCACTGCCCGCCGCGGGCCTGGGGAGTCTGCAGACCCAGGCCCCTTTGTGGAGGATGGCACTGGCCGGCAGCGGCCTCGGGGTCCCTCCAAGGGCGAAGCGGGCGTCGAGGGCCCGCCCTTGGCCAGGGTGGAGGCCAGCGCCACACTCAAGAGGCGCATCCGGGCCAAGCAGAACCAGCAGGAGAACGTCAAGTTCATCCTGACTGAGTCCGACACGGTCAAGCGCCGGCCCAAAGCCAAGGAGCGGGAGGCCGGGCCTGAGCCACCACCGCCACTGTCCGTGTACCAGAATGGCACTGGCACCGTGCGCCGCCGACCGGCCTCAGAGCAGGCTGGGCCTCCGGAGCTGCCCCCACCGCCCCCGCCTGCCGAACCCCCGCCCACCGACCTGGTGCACCTACCCCCACTGCCCCCGCCTGAGGGTGAAGCCCGGAAGCCGGCCAAGCCGCCTGTCTCTCCCAAGCCCGTTCTGACGCAGCCCGTGCCCAAGATCCAGGGCTCACCCACACCCACCTCCAAGAAGGTGCCGCTGCCAGGCCCTGGCAGCCCAG AGGTGAAGCGCGCCCACGGCACGCCGCCGCCCGTGTCTCCCAAGCCGCCGCCGCCACCCACAGCGCCCAAGCCCGCGAAGGCAGCCGCGGGGCTGCCTTCGGGCAGCGCCGGCCCTTCGCCCGCGCCCTCGCCCGCGCGCCAGTCACCCGCCGCCCTCGCCAAGCCGCCCAGCACGCCGCCCTCGCTGGCTGCCAGCCCCGCCAAGCCCCCGTCCCCCGGCGCGCCCGCGCTGCACGTGCCCGCCAAGCCCCCGcgcgccgccgctgccgccgccgccgccggcgcTGCCGCTGCGCCCCCTGCCGCACCAGAAGGCGCCTCGCCCGGCGACAGCGCCCGGCAGAAGCTGGAGGAGACGAGCGCTTGCCTGGCCGCAGCGCTGCAGGCAGTCGAGGAAAAGATCCGGCAGGAGGACGGGCAGGGTCCGCG cGCCTCGGCGGCCAAGAGCACCGGCAGCATCCTGGACGACATCGGCAGCATGTTCGATGACCTGGCCGACCAGCTGGACGCCATGCTGGAGTGA